DNA from Scheffersomyces stipitis CBS 6054 chromosome 1, whole genome shotgun sequence:
agtTCATATTAACGCAAATTGtgcaacttctttttgaCAAGGTTGACAGTTGCTGTAGAATAAAATATAACATCGGGATTTCTATTCAATTGTTTTAAAATCAATATAAAATAGGACTAATCACATTTACAGGTTTTCTCACTCGTTTTCATCTTGCAGTTAAGTATAAATATATCACTCTGCAATTCAGATGTCTGAGAGGGCAATTGGATATTTTTTCATGCAATTAGGCTTTTCAGTTCTCCTATATGCACACATTAATATTTTAAGGGTCCCCGAAGAGGATCTTTAAATCTAGTTACTTCAGTAAAGATTAGAAAATAAAGTAAAGAGGTACCCAGAAATCTTGTAGAAGTATTGTCTGAATGCTAGAGACAAAGGAAGTATGTCGGACTCTAGTGCCTCAATATTCTGTAACAATACGACTCTATCACAGCTTATCCCTATCTCGAAACCTCTTCCATAACGACTTCAATCCTCGTCTAAACCTACAAAAAAAGGTGTATCTCAAGACCCCCACATCTCAGATTGTATTTTAGTAGAACTTTCAATTCGAGTAGCATAAACTGCATATACAACAGGTACTTGTTTTGTTTGAATTCCTTCTATTTTGCAGCTGCCTAACTTTTGAAACTGCCTTACATTCCGAAATCATTATCGCCTTTAACTTGAATAGAATTCAATGCTATTATAAACACAATGAAGATAGAATTGGGattttgaattcaattgcaaagGAAAAAAAAGTATAAAAGgctttcaatttcatcattGGAATGAAGTTTGAGTATTGAAGTAATAACCATTGAATACTTAGATATTTACAACCCCCCACCATGCAACTtaacttctcttctttaACTATTTTGGCCCTTGCTGGTTACGCCTTGAGTGCTCCTTGTGCAAGTTGTAATGCTAACAAGGTTCCAACCAACAACCATCACGGTAACAACCATAACAACCATGGTAACAATCATGGCAACAATCATGGCAACAACAATCACGGTAACAACCATGGTGGTAAGACTGTTGTTGTTCAGCAAGCTCCTGCTCCCACACCTGCTCAGCCACAAGCTGAAGCTGAAGGTATTGGTGCAGGTATTGGTGGTATACTCAATGGTATCGGAGCTCTTGgtgttggaattggtgcTGGTGGAATCGGCCtcaattgaattttttcaTAAGCTATTTAGATATTATTGAAGATAATAATACATTAGTTTATAATAATTGTAGGGTTCACATCAATTTTAAGGGTAACGTCTTCTGAAGTCATTAATTTAAAATCGACACCTATTCCAGCTTTTTAGTTAACCATTTGATTACCATAAATTAACTTTGGTAATATTATTTGTCCTGATAGTATTTACTGATTTTTCTTATTTTTCTTTGCTTATGATATTTGGTACTGAATATTGATAATAAATATTGATAAACATGCACCCAAAAGGAGTTTTGGTTCGAATCTCCTTTCCCTTATTATGAACAGTTCGGCTACAAGTAAGCAACAATAGTAAGTGGATGAGAATAATGACTAACTCTGCAGTCAGTTTAGATGTTCAGTTTGAATAAATACATCAAAACTGCAgtcttgaaaagttgaagccTTACAATTAAATTAACCAAAGACCTTCAAACGGCTACAGTTTCATACACTTGGAGTATCCGTTACTGAGAATCTGATCTAGTATACCCATGATGTGGCAACAAGGTTGTCTAGAATGTTTTGAAAGACAATTTAGGAATGACCAGCTGAAGCATATAAGGCTCCATCTTACGTCAAGACTTGTGGGGTGGTCAGGAAATAACATAGTAAGACCTCTCGTACCTCATGAAATATACGTAACCCCTCATAATTAATTTCTCTCCTCGTATGGGCAACCCAACTAAGTAGCACTACTATTCGTCATTTTTTACTAAGAATGAGGTGTCTCGTCTGTGAATGAGGTTTCCGTCCATTCTGGCACGGATTTTTAGTCTAGAGGTACCTTTCGTAAATTCAGGGATGTGTCATCTGCAGACATCTGAAAGGTAGCATAATTCACATGAACTCTGATCTCATTTTCCATGGCTCCCAATATTGgaaaaattgcaattctttATTTTGAAAATAATATTGTCTTTAAACTTCTTTGGGCTATACCCTGTTCTGAATTGATTATATCGGCTGTGGTCAACAGTTTCAAAAAAAGCTGAATTGAGTTTATAAATCCAGCAAGTACCTACAAACACCAATCACTATTAGGCATGGAGCTCTACTATTTAAAAATAATATCAAATCAAAATATTCTacctttttcttcttttggtgTTTCTAAAACTTATTCAATGTTTCACAAACGCCCTTCCATTCCCTGGATGCTTCCATGAAATTTGTTTACATTCTGTAATGCCTCATATTTGAAACCACATCCCTTCAGGGACTGATGCTTTCCAAATGAGTAGACCAAACCAGTGGCATGATACTCCTAAATTTACTATAAAAagtcttcattttctttaatGTTATTACAAttcgttcttgaaaatcattcaacaacatgaAGATTTCTTTTACAATTTTAACAATTTTGGCATTTGCTGGCTATGTTTTGTGTTTACCAAGAATCGAAGCTTGGTCTGAGAAAGGATGTAAAGGGAAGAGACTTACAACTAGATGGTTCCAAGATTATTCAGATGGATGTGTTCCATGGCCATCAGGAACTAATTGCATAAAGTGGTTAGGAGGGGGTTATTGTGCTGTCGATATTTGCTATGGTaaaaatgcaaaaaaaagGGAGGGTTGGTTGATAAATTGTCCATCGGGAGTAAATTATAAGGCATCTTTGACACCTGG
Protein-coding regions in this window:
- a CDS encoding predicted protein produces the protein MQLNFSSLTILALAGYALSAPCASCNANKVPTNNHHGNNHNNHGNNHGNNHGNNNHGNNHGGKTVVVQQAPAPTPAQPQAEAEGIGAGIGGILNGIGALGVGIGAGGIGLN